The Mobula hypostoma chromosome 5, sMobHyp1.1, whole genome shotgun sequence region TACATTAATCCCTGTGTAACTTTTCATATTCTACAAACTGTGAGCGACATCAGCCAAGAGACAGCTTTTGGTATTTCCACAATTCACGGAGACAAGTTATTGATCTTATTTATGTAGTGTGTTATGCCCTACAGCTTAGAGGCTAACAAACACTAGATAGATGGTTTGTTAATTAAAGGAAGGTACAGGGTGTTAGCAAATCAGACATTCTAACACCCCCCCATTCAGAATTTTCCTCCacgcaactgaacctcttgaccatgtctgcatgcttttatgctttgagttgctgtcaggtgatgggctgatttgatatttgtatCAGCGagccggtgtacctaataaagggtAAGTATTGAAGTAATCCTGTAAAAACACAATATACAATTAACTGTTTGAATTTGGCCGTGTatacagaaggttaatttacgtaCGTCAATCACAAAGTATGTACACAAAGTGATAGGAGTCTCTGTGACGGACAGTGACTCTGACAGCAAATGGCAAAGTGACAGGAAGGAATCATCTAGGTAGCAGAGCCCCCAAAATCTTACGGGGCTTGATAGAGTAGTTGCAATGTGTATGTTTCCCCTGTCTGGATCATGGTCACAAACCTGTGGAGGTGCCACTCTGCCTCTCACCCAGCATCTCTCCTTTCCACAGTTTTCCCCCATGttgaataaacttttctgccaGCTGGCCAAGACCTGCCCCGTCCAGATCCGGGTGAGCTCCCCGCCGCCTCCGGGCTCCCTCCTCCGTGCCACGGCCGTCTACAAGAAGTCAGAGCACGTAGCCGAGGTGGTCAAACGGTGCCCGCACCACGAGCGTAGCTCGGAGAACGACGGTGAGTGGAGTCGGGGAGGTGGACGCAAGCGGAACTTGCTCAGACACGGCGGCCGGGGTGGCGCAGTGGGTTTGCTCCCTGTACAAAAAGTATACGCTCTGCGCAGACCCCATCCTAATTCAGAACCTGGGGTGGTTCCCCTACACCAGCCCTTCCACTCCACCTTGTTCAACATGTTCCCCAGCACTGGGCAGGGGGGTCGGAGAAGGTTTAAGATTAGCTTTGCTTGCAtctggaaacatacagtgaaatacatcacttGTGTCAAGGACCAACGTAGTCCAAGGATTAGCTGGgcagcagcccgcaagtgtcaccacgcacctggtgccaacatagcctgcccacagctcactaaccctaacccgtatgtctttgaaaAGCCCGGACTAAACCCGCGGGGGGCGGAGGGGGGCAGGGTTTAAGGGATGTCTTTGAAAAGCCCGGACTAAACCCGCGGGGGGGCAGAGTTTAAGGGATGTCTTTGAAAAGCCCGGACTAAACCCGCGGGGGGCGGAGGGGGGCAGGGTTTAAGGGATGTCTTTGAAAAGCCCGGACTAAACCCACGGGGGGCGGAGGGGGGCAGGGTTTAAGGGATGTCTTTGAAAAGCCCGGACTAAACCCACGGGGGGCGGAGGGGGGCAGGGTTTAAGGGATGTCTTTGAAAAGCCCGGACTAAACCCACGGGGGGCGGAGGGGGGCAGGGTTTAAGGGATGTCTTTGAAAAGCCCGGACTAAACCCACGGGGGGCGGAGGGGGGCAGGGTTTAAGGGATGTCTTTGAAAAGCCCGGACTAAACCCACGGGGGGCGGAGGGGGGCAGGGTTTAAGGGATGTCTTTGAAAAGCCCGGACTAAACCCACGGGGGGCGGAGGGGGCAGGGTTTAAGGGATATCTTTGAAAAGCCCGGACTAAACCCACGGGGGGCGGAGGGGGGCAGGGTTTAAGGGATGTCTTTGAAAAGCCCGGACTAAACCCACGGGGGGCGGAGGGGGGCAGGGTTTAAGGGATGTCTTTGAAAAGCCCGGACTAAACCCACGGGGGTGCGGAGGGGGGCAGGGTTTAAGGGATGTCTTTGAAAAGCCCGGACTAAACCCACGGGGGGCGGAGGGGGGCAGGGTTTAAGGGATGTCTTTGAAAAGCCCGGACTAAACCCACGGGGGGGCGGAGGGGGGCAGGCTTTAAGGGATGTCTTTGAAAAGCCCGGACTAAACCCACGGGGGGGCGGAGGGGGGCAGGCTTTAAGGGATGTCTTTGAAAAGCCCGGACTAAACCCACGGGGGGGCGGAGGGGGGCAGGCTTTAAGGGATGTCTTTGAAAAGCCCGGACTAAACCCGCGGGGGGCGGAGGGGGGCAGGGTTTAAGGGATGTCTTTGAAAAGCCCGGACTAAACCCGCGGGGGGCGGAGGGGGGCAGGGTTTAAGGGATGTCTTTGAAAAGCCCGGACTAAACCCGCGGGGGGCGGAGGGGGGCAGGCTTTAAGGGATGTCTTTGAAAAGCCCGGACTAAACCCACGGGGGGCGGAGGGGGGCAGGCTTTAAGGGATGTCTTTGAAAAGCCCGGACTAAACCCACGGGGGGCGGAGGGGGGCAGGCTTTAAGGGATGTCTTTGAAAAGCCCGGACTAAACCCACGGGGGGCGGAGGGGGGCAGGGTTTAAGGGATGTCTTTGAAAAGCCCGGACTAAACCCACGGGGGGCGGAGGGGGGCAGGGTTTAAGGGATGTCTTTGAAAAGCCCGGACTAAACCCACGGGGGGCGGAGGGGGGCAGGGTTTAAGGGATGTCTTTGAAAAGCCCGGACTAAACCCACGGGGGGCGGAGGGGGGCAGGGTTTAAGGGATGTCTTTGAAAAGCCCGGACTAAACCCACGGGGGGCGGAGGGGGGCAGGGTTTAAGGGATGTCTTTGAAAAGCCCGGACTAAACCCACGGGGGGCGGAGGGGGGCAGGGTTTAAGGGATGTCTTTGAAATGCCTGGACTAAGCCCACGGGGGGCGGAGGGGGGCAGGGTTTAAGGGATGTCTTTGAAAAGCCCGGACTAAACCCACGGGGGGGCGGAGGGGGGCAGGGTTTAAGGGATGTCTTTGAAAAGCCCGGACTAAACCCACGGGGGGCGGAGgggggcagggtttaagggttggagGGATTGAGGGGAGGCGGTTTGACTCAGGAAGGGTGAGAGGAGCAAGGTTTACTGACCGACCCCTCCCTGCGCCCCCCCCAGGACCGGCGCCCCCAAGCCACCTGATCCGAGTGGAGGCGAATAGCCAAGCAAGGTACATGGAGGACTTGCACAGCAAGAGGCAGAGCGTGCTGGTGCCTTATGAATCGCCGCAGGTGAGTGCGGGGGATGGTGGCGAGAACACTGGGAAGAGCTGTGGGGCTGAGAGGCAGTGGTCAGTGGGTCCAGGCACTTCCTATCAGAGTGACGGTGTTGGCCTCCTTTTCCTGTTGGTGTCTGTCTGTCCTCTTGGGGGGGTTTGCTGGTCATCTCCCTGGGATTAACTCACCCTCCCCcgcagagaaaatctgcagcagcTGAGCTGGGTGGAATTCCCAGGCTAGAAAGTGTTGATTCCTGAAGGAGTGGAGCTCTTTGCCGGGAAACACAGGTAAGAGGGCGAGGGGGGGGGGCAAGGAGAGGCAAGGGtaggggtgggagaggaggagaagggaaggcgagtggagaggtgagagttggcaaggggggagggagagggaacgaCAGTAATGGTAAGGGGAGGTGTTGAGGGGAAgggtgagggcaagaggaaggtgggagagtgaagggagagCAGAGGtagagaaaggggaggaaaacggtgaggagggagagggagatgtaaGGTAGAGAAGGTAGTCTGAGGGGAACAGAGAGCATAGAGGTTAGGGGAAGGAGAGAACGGAGGAATGGGGTAGGGGATTGAGAAGAGGGATGTGTCTGCACCTCCCCATAGACACCTGTACTGGAGTTTGGGGTGAGTGATTAGGGGTGCAGAACGTGGGCTGCCTCTCTCACTGACTCAttctgccttctccttgcaggtgGGATCAGACTGCACCACCATCCTCTACAACTTCATGTGTAACAGTAGCTGTATGGGGGGCATGAACAGGCGGCCCATCCTTTCCATCATCACCCTGGAGAGTCCCGAGTGAGTCCCCATCCCCCTTCACCCGTCTTTGTCCTGGCCGCCATTCCCCGTACCACCTCATCGTCCAGTCAGCCACTCTCCATACCACCTCCTCGTCCAGTCAGTCCCCAAACCCCCTCCGCGTCCAGTCAGTCCCCAAACCCCCTCCTCGTCCAGTCAGTCCCCAAACCCCCTCCTCGTCCAGTCAGTCCCCAAACCCCCTCCTCGTCCAGTCAGTCCAAAAAACCCCTCCTCGTCCAGTCAGCccccaaaccctctcctcatccagtcagtccccaaactccCTCCTCGTCCAGTCAGTCCCCAAACCCGCTCCTCGTCCAGTCAGTCAAAAAAAACCCTCCTCGtccagtcagtccccaaactccCTCCTCGTCCAGTCAGTCAAAAAAAACCCTCCTCGgccagtcagtccccaaactccCTCCTCGTCCAGTCAGTCCCCAAACCCTCTCCTCGTCCAATCAGCCCCGTAACCCACTCCTTGTCCAGTCAGCCCCCAAACCCTCACCTCGTCCAGTCAGCCCCCAAACCCACTCCTCGTCCAGTCAGTCCCCAAACCCCCTCCTAGTCCAGTCAGTCCCCAAACCCCCTCCTCGTCCAGTCAGTCCAAAAAACCCCTCCTCGTCCAGTCAGTccccaaaccctctcctcatccagtcagtccccaaactccCTCCTCGTCCAGTCAGCCCCTAAACCCCCTCCTCGTCCAGTCAGCCCCCAAACCCTCTCCTCGTCCAGTCAGCCCCCAAACCCCCTCCTCGTCCAGTCAGTCCCCAAAACCCCCTTCTCGTCCAGTCAGTCCACAAACCCCTCCTCATCCAGTCAGTccccaaaccctctcctcatccagtcagtccccaaactccCTCCTCGTCCAGTCAGCCCCTAAACCCCCTCCTCGTCCAGTCAGCCCCCAAACCCTCTCCTCGTCCAGTCAGCCCCCAAACCCCCTCCTCGTCCAGTCAGTCCCCAAAACCCCCTTCTCGTCCAGTCAGTCCACAAACCCCTTCCTCGTCCAGTCAGTCCACAAACCCTCTCCTCGTCCAGTCAGTCCCCAAACCCCCTCCTCGTCCAGTCAGTCCCCAAACCCCCTCCTCGTCCAGTCAGTCCCCAAACCCTCTCCTCGTCCAGTCAGTCCCCAAACCCCCTCATCCTGTCCCCTGCTCCACAGCCCCTTATCCCCACCTCACCACCATCCACACCTGGGATCCTAGGCTGTGGCTGTCTGTCCCCTTCCACCTGAACCCTGCGCAGGGAATGCTGTACCTTGTGAGGTCTGAGATTACACTGAGACACCACCTTGAATGTTTTACAGGGATCCAGGGCAGCTCCCGCCAATTCTTCTCTAATGGTCCAGTCATGGAGCTCCTTCATGGTCGAGACATGGAGCTCCCTCTTTCTCCAGTGGACCAGACACGGAGCTCTCCTCCGGTGGTCCAATCATGGAGTTCCCTTTTCCTCCTCGGATCTTTCTCCTGTCATCCAGAGGCAGACCCTCCTCCCTGTCTTACCCTGGTTGTCGCGAGCGCAGAGCGCTGCCCAGGAACTGCCCGCCTGCCCTGACCCTGCCATGTGTTTCCCTCCCCAGTGGACAGCTTCTCGGCCGTCAGTGTTTCGAGGTGCGAGTATGCGCCTGTCCCGGTCGCGATCGCAAGAGCGAGGAGGAGAATCTGCAGAAGCAGCAGGGAGCGTCAGCGGAGAAATCTGGCCATCCTGCGGCCAAGCGCAGTGAGTGAGCGAGGGCCTAACATTTCAGAGTGACAGCTGAAAGGCAACTcgatacaggtgtacaagatgatatgaaGCGCATATACATACGGCATTGGTAGATAGAGTGCGGACGGGTCAGTCATTGACAGAGTGCGAAAGGGTCAGTCATTGACAGAGTGCGAAAGGGTCAGTCATTTCAGTCATTGGTAGAGTGCGGACGGGTCAGTCATTGGTAGAGTGCGGACGGGTCAGTCATTTCAGTCATTGGTAGAGTGCGGACGGGTCAGTCATTGGTAGAGTGCGGACGGGTCAGTCATTGGTAGAGTGCGGACGGGTCAGTCATTGGTAGAGTGCGGACGGGTCAGTCATTGGTAGAGTGCGGACGGGTCAGTCATTGGTAGAGTGCGGACGGGTCAGTCATTGGTAGAGTGTGAAAGGGTCAGTCATTGGTAGAGTGCGGACGGGTCAGTCATTTCAGTCATTGGTAGAGTGCGGACGGGTCAGTCATTGGTAGAGTGCGGACGGGTCAGTCATTGGTAGAGTGCGAAAGGGTCAGTCATTGGTAGAGTGCGGACGGGTCAGTCATTGGTAGAGTGCGAAAGGGTCAGTCATTGGTAGAGTGCGGACGGGTCAGTCGTTGGTAGAGTGCGGACGGGTCAGTCATTGGTAGAGTGCGAAAGGGTCAGTCGTTGGTAGAGTGCGGACGGGTCAGTCGTTGGTAGAGTGCGGACGGGTCAGTCATTGATAGGGTGCGGACGGGTCAGTCGTTGGTAGAGTGCGGACGGGTCAGTCATTGGTAGAGTGCGGACGGGTCAGTCATTGATAGGGTGCGGATGGGTCAGTCGTTGGTAGAGTGCGGACGGGTCAGTCATTGGTAGAGTGCGGACGGGTCAGTCATTGATAGGGTGCGGATGGGTCAGTCGTTGGTAGAGTGCGGACGGGTCAGTCGTTGGTAGAGTGCGGACGGGTCAGTCATTGGTAGAGTGCGAAAGGGTCAGTCATTGACAGAGTGCGAAAGGGTCAGTCATTGGTAGAGTGCGGACGGGTCAGTCATTGGTAGAGTGCGGACGGGTCAGTCATTGACAGAGTGCGAAAGGGTCAGTCATTGGTAGAGTGCGGACGGGTCAGTCATTGGTAGAGTGCGGACAGGTCAGTCATTGGTAGAGTGCGTATGGGTCAGTCATTGACAGAGTGCGGATGGGTCAGTCATTGACAGAGTGCGGATGGGTCGGTCATTGATAGGGTGCGGATGGGTCGGTCATTGATAGAGTGCGGATGGGTCGGTCATTGATAGGGTGCGGATGGGTCGGTCATTGATAGAGTGCAGATGGGTCAGTCATTAATAGATAGAGTGCGGATGGGTCAGTCATCGATAGAGTGTGATGGGTCAGTCATTGATAGAGATCGGATGGGTCGGTCAttgattgttgttgttgttcgtccttcttagtcaaagatgaccatggcttcaaagtcaaatgggagattggtggctgtgagtccggaggtgactgatgaggccaattggggccctgaaggctcgcccacatgtgggactcaagtgggtgggtgctgtcgtggtagtggatgctgctcgggccttgcgcacagcacgctttcgttgcgcctcgatgatgcgcctgacttcagctgcacgggctcctgtggtgatcttgctgcgccaaactggacggtcgagggcaagcgtctcccacgtgttgatgtcgacacccaggcctttgagggacgctttgaggcagtctttgtaacgtttcttctgcccccagactgagcgcttgccctgacacagttctccgtacagcagctgcttaggcaatcggctgtctggcattctgaccacatgtccagcccaccgggcttgggctttcagcaggagggtgtagacgctgcagagcccagctcgttccaggatttccgtgtcggggactttgtcctgccacctgatgtggaggagtctgcggagacagctcaggtgaaagtggttgagctgtttggcgtgtctgctgtagacagtccaggtctcgctggtgtaaaggagggtggtaaggaccactgcacagtagatcttcagcttggtggtaaggctgagtcctctctgctcccagacgttctcacggagtctcccaaaggcggcgctggctttggcaatcctgttgttgacctcagcgtctatgttcactgcgcgagagagtatgctgcccaggtaggtgaagttgtcgactgcctggaggttctggcccttcaccgtgatgcgcggctcctggtatggctttcctggggcaggctggtacataacttcggtctttttggtgctgatagtgagaccgaagttgtcgcaagcttgtgagaagcagtccatttcacgctgcatctcctacTCTGTgttggcgttgagtgcgcagtcatcagcaaacaacaagtctctgatgacagtctcttgcacctttgtaactgcctgcaggcgcctaaggttgaacaacctgccgtcagtcctgtacctgacgtggattccttcttcgtagttacggaaggcatctgtcagcacggcagagaataccatactgaacagagtcggggcaagaacgcagccttgtttgacgccatttgtcactgggaaggcctcctaCTCGTCgccatcatccagaactttcaccatcataccgtcatggaactgccggacgattgtaatgaacttgctggggcagccaaacttctccatgatcttccacaagccttctctgcaaCATTGATAGATAGTGCGGATGGGTCAGTCATTGATAGAGTGCGGATGGGTCAGTCATTGATAGAGTGCAGATGGGTCAGTCATTGATAGATAGAGTGCAGATGGGTCAGTCATTGATAGATAGAGTGCAGATGGGTCAGTCATTGATAGATAGAGTGCGGATGGGTCAGTCATTGATAGATAGAGTGCGGATGGGTCGGTCATCGATAGAGTGCAGATGGGTCTGTCATTGATAGATAGAGTCCGATGGGTCAGTCGTTGATAGCGGACGGGTCAGTCATTGATAGAGTGCGATTGGTCAGTCATTGATAGAGGTCGGATGGGTCGGTCATTGATAGAGTGCGGTTGGGTCAGTCATTGATAGATAGAGTGTGGATGGGTCGGTCATTGATAGAGTGCAGATAGGTCGGTTATTGATAGAGTGCAGATGGGTCAGTCATTGATAGATAGAGTGTGGATGGGTCGGTCATCGATAGAGTGCGGATGGGTCTGTCATTGATAGATAGAGAGCGGACGGGTCAGTCATTGATAGAGTGCGGACGGGTCAGTCATTGATAGAGTGCGATTGGTCAGTCATTGATAGAGATCGGATGGGTTGGTCATTGATAGAGTGCGGATGGGTCAGTCATTGATAGAGTGCGGATGGGTCAGTCATTGATAGAGTGCGATGGGTCAGTCATTGATAGATAGAGTGCGGATGGGTCAGTCATTGATAGATTGCAGATGGGTCAGTCATTGATAGAGATCGGATGGTTCGGTTATTGATAGATAGAGTGCGGATGGGTCATTCATTGATAAATTGCGGATGGGTCGGTCATTGATAGAGTGCAGATGGGTCGGTTATTGATAGAGTGCAGATGGGTCAGTCATTGATAGAGTGCGGAATGGTCAGTCATTGATAGAGTGCGGATCGGTCAGTCATTGGTAGAGTGCGGATGGGTCAGTCATTGGTAGAGTGCGGAATGGTCAGTCATTGATAGAGTGCGGATCGGTCAGTCATTGGTAGAGTGCGGATGGGTCAGTCATTGGTAGAGTGCGGAATGGTCAGTCATTGATAGAGTGCGGATGGGTCGGTCATTGATAGGGTGCGGATGGGTCAGTCATTGATAGATAGAGTGCGGATGGGTCAGTCATTCATAGAGTGCCGATGGGTCGGTCGTTGatagataagacataggagcagaattaggccatccagcccattgagtctgcttcgccattccatcatggctgatttattatcgttCTGAAccctactctcctgccttctccctgtaacctttgactcccttactaatcaagaaccgatcaacctgtgctttaagtatcaatgacttggcctccatagccacccatgaattccacagattcactaccctctggctaaagaaattcccaaaacattgatggatagaggggaagcctctgcctcttcccagggtggaaatgggtaaTTCCGGAGGACATACTTCTAATGCGATTGGAGGGGAAATATAGGCGATGTCAGGGGTGggtgttttacacagagtaggTGTGTAAAACGTGCTGCCGTGGCTGTGCAGACAGATGGTAGAACCAGAGACATtacggacatttaagagactcgtagataggcatgtggatgatagaaaattgggGGGCAGTGTAGGAGGCggagataggtctctaccaaaggagggaggggtagtaatgaaggcaatggcaaaccagttctacagaaaaacttgccaagaacaatgtgTTCTGTTCTCAGCTGTCAGGGGAGGGTGTGGTGATGGTAGGGAGGGGGGCATATCCAAGTGTGGGACCAAGCTTGCTCACCCCCTCCGTTTTCCTTTCCTGCTCCAGCCTCCCAGGATGTCACTCAGGCCAATGCCGCGCCCATCCCCAGCAAGAAGAAGCTGGTTTCTGACACCGAAACCTTCACCCTGCAGGTGGGTAGAGACCTCAACAGCACTAACTGCAGGGGCTGCAGCTTGCAGGCACTGGCCCAGTGTAGCCCCCTGGATTGCGAATGGAGAGATTGGGAGGGGCAACAACCCTCCGGGAGGGGTAGAGGCTGAGTGAGGAGGTGGGGACCACGTCTTAAAATTCCTGGCGCTTCGTTGTTGAGGGATGCGTTGCAGCTTGATCCAGCTCGTGACTGCAGGAAACTGCAAAGTTCTTCCCTTTCCAAAGCACGGACAGCTGCTAACCcagtgttatcagactcttggatgataagatggactctaggCCTCACGATCTACCTCGTGAACTTACATTTTTTTGTTTGCACTGTACTTTTTAAGTAGtttttacactctattctgcattgatattgttttaccttgttccagCTCAGTACACTGTGCAGTGTTTGATCTGCAGGACAAGCTGTTCACCGTATCTCAGTACCCATGTCCAGTTAGTGTCTCCAATTACAGTGGAAAGATGATGTGTACAGTGTCCTAGGGACCggtcattacacacacacacacagacagagattATGTGTACAGTGACTGGTCATTACACACTCACACAGGTTATGTGTACAGTGGCCGAGGGACCGGTcattacacacacaaacacatcgaGGTAGTACATGGAAAGATTTAAAGTTTTGCTCTATCCAAGTCGAAACGTACAGCAAACTGCATGGTTTTACCTCAATGGCTAACACGCTCcaaggatgttctgggggcagcccgcgagtgaCACCAGACTCTCAACACCAACATGGTGTGTCCACTACTCACTGACCCTAGCTCTGGCCGTACGCctgtgatgtgggaggaaatcagagcacccggaggaaatgcacgcggtcacagggagaacgtacaaacccctcacaGGCAACACCGGGAGCTGGTGCTGTGATGGTGTTGTACTAACCGTACAACCCAATGTGGCAtcatggagaaagtgcagtgcagacagacttCAAAATGGTCACGACAAGGTGGATTGGGAAATCAAGAGATATCTTCATGGCAGGGCCCTctagagtctgataacagcgggataATTCATTCTAGCCTCTTGGGGTTTGATTGTGACCACGGAGAGGGTGGAGCGGGAGGGAGAGGGTTCTTCTCCATATCGAGGTGTGGTGGTGGAAAGCAGTGGTTACGTTATTGAATGGTGGGAAGGGTcccgaggggctgaatggccagcgtgagtggggaggggagccccCGGTGGAGGATGATCCctgcggtgggggtgggggggggatggctAGGTCAATTTATCCAGGGTGTGGATTGGTGACCGGTGCATCTgggatgtgtgttgctctgtagccactttattatgtgCCACTCTCCcttataaagtggtcactgagtgtgtgttcatggtctgctgctgtagcccgtccacttcaaggatcGACGTGATCTGtgttctgagatgctcttctcTACACCACTGtcataacgtgtggttatttgagttactgtcaccttcctgtcagcttgaatcagtctggccattctcctctgacctctctcattaacaaggcatttcgcccacagaactatcGCTCACTGGGTGTCTTTTTTTCACTTTTacacactgttctctgtaaattccagagactgttacatagaaacatagaaaataggtgcaggagtaggccattcggcccttcgagcctgcaccgccatttattatgatcatggctgatcatccaactcagaaccccgccccagccttccctccataccccctgacccccgtagccacaagggccatatctaactccctcttaaatatagctaatgaactggcctcaactgtttcctgtggcagagaattccacagattcaccactctctgtgtgaaaaagtttttcctaatctcggtcctaaaaggcttcccctttatcctcaaactgtggcccctcgttctggacctccccaacatcgggaacaatcttcctgcatctagcctgtccaatccctttaggatcttatacgtttcaatcagatcccccctcaatcttctaaattccaacgagtacaagcccagttcatccagtctttcttcatagtactgatcaaaccaccccatctggcaccaacagttatGCCACagtcagatcacatttctccccattCTGAGGTGTAGTCtcctgaccacgtctgcatgctttcatgcattgagttgctgtcacacgaTGGGCTGATCTGATACTGACACCAACAAGCAGGCGTACACCTGTACCTAATGCGGTGGCCACTGGCTCGGTACCCCTGTGATGTATCAGGGTCTGTCTCTTCCTGCCAGTACACTGACTGTCTCCCTTCCACCACCCCAGATCCAGGGCCGGGAACTCTATGAACTGCTGAAGAAGATAAAGGAGGCGCTGGAAGTGTCAGACCTGATTCCCCCCAGTGTGGTGGACGCCTACAGACAGCAGAAACAGCAGAAACAGTAAGTGGGAGTGGGGGTTAGACTGAGGGGGCTCTGCACTCCGGGAGGGGCTGTATTGAGGGAgttctgtactgtgggaggggcagtattgtactgtgggaggggcagtattgagggagttctgtactgagggaggggcagtattgagggagctctgtactgtgagaggggcagtattgagggagttctgtactgagggaggggcagtattgagggagctctgtactgtgggaggggcagtattgagggagttctgcactgtgggaggggcagtgctgagggagctctgcaatgtgggaggggcagtgctgagggagctctgcgatgtgggaggggcagtgctgagggagctctgcgatgtgggaggggcagtgctgagggagctctgcactgtgggaggggcagtgctgagggagttctgcgatgtgggaggggcagtgct contains the following coding sequences:
- the LOC134346893 gene encoding cellular tumor antigen p53-like; the protein is MSESQLEEPLSQETFRQLWESLHVPGELEERMPMWPTLGNMELEDSLLSVENVENSLLDPSLVASSSSSPQGGLPMDVPAAALSSTVLATTNYPGPYQFQLRFQKSSTAKSVTCTFSPMLNKLFCQLAKTCPVQIRVSSPPPPGSLLRATAVYKKSEHVAEVVKRCPHHERSSENDGPAPPSHLIRVEANSQARYMEDLHSKRQSVLVPYESPQVGSDCTTILYNFMCNSSCMGGMNRRPILSIITLESPDGQLLGRQCFEVRVCACPGRDRKSEEENLQKQQGASAEKSGHPAAKRTSQDVTQANAAPIPSKKKLVSDTETFTLQIQGRELYELLKKIKEALEVSDLIPPSVVDAYRQQKQQKQLQKKEKGSAEVRKGKKLLVKDERE